The DNA sequence ACTTTTGGAGGCGAGACCCAAAGATCCCAGTGCAACGCCAAACGCGGCGGTAACGCCGATTGCCGGAGCGCCGCGAATCACCATCGTTTCAATCGCGCGGGCAACACCCATGTAATCTTCATAGGTATTGTAAACCTCTTCCGCCGGCAAAAGCCGCTGATCCAGCATCACCACCTTGTCATTTTTCCATTCTATAGTTTTAAAATTATACATTGGGAGGTTCCTTCTCTAGAGCATATCTCATAAATTATTTTGCATGTTTGTCATTCTGAGCCCTTCGCTTTGTCATTCTGAGCGAAGCGAAGAATCTGCTCGGGCTCAGGGTAAACTCCGCGAAGAATCCATTTTGTTATCAAGTAGAGCCTTCACGGAGTTTACACTGAGTGAAGCGAATGTGTTCAGGATGACATCCATTTGTGAAATATGCTCTATTCAATCCAGCTTTTTTTTCAATAATTCATTTACCATTTTCGGATTTGCTTTTCCCTGCATTTCTTTCATTACGGCACCGACAAAAAACCCGAAAACATTGGTTTTACCTGATTTGTAGCGGGTCACATTTTCTTTTTCTCTGGCGAGAATTTTGTCAATGCACGCTTCGATGGGAGAGGTATCGCTAATTTGTTGCAAACCTTTGGCCGCCACAATTTTATCGGGATCTTCTCCGCTATCCATCATTTCCATAAAAATAGTTTTGGCGATGGCCCCGCTAATTGTTCCCTGATCGATCAGTTCCACCATCCGGGCCAATTGTTTGGGTTGAAGGCGAATCTGACTGATATCCTGTTCTCGCTGTTTTAGTTCGCGCAACAATTCCGCCATAATCCAGTTGCTCAATTTTTTGGGTGCATTGTAACAGGAGACGCACTCTTCAAAATAATTTGCCAGCGCTTTTTCAGCAGTCAAGACATTGGAATCATATTCCGGAATTTTGTATTGATCGACAAAACGTTTTGCTTTGGCGGTTGGCAATTCAGGAAGATCTGATTTAATTTTTTCGATCCAGAGTTGATCAACCACGAGCGGCAAAAGATCGGGGTCCGGAAAATAACGGTAGTCATGAGCCTCTTCTTTACTGCGGAGGGATTCGGTCTTTTGTTTTTCCTGATGCCAGAGTCTTGTTTCCTGCAACACTTTGCCGCCACTCTCC is a window from the Deltaproteobacteria bacterium genome containing:
- the gatB gene encoding Asp-tRNA(Asn)/Glu-tRNA(Gln) amidotransferase subunit GatB encodes the protein MKYDVVIGLEVHAQLLTKSKLFCACSTQFGSPPNTHVCPVCTGQPGTLPVLNKTAVTMAIKAGLGFNCTIQEKSIFARKNYFYPDLPKGYQISQYEKPICLNGYLDIQTDGKTKRIPIQRIHIEEDAGKLVHDLGSPKVSHVDLNRCSTPLIEIVSGPDIFSATEATEYLKKLRNILVYLEICDGNMQEGSLRCDANISIKPKGTKELGTRAEIKNLNSFKFLGNAIHYEIKRQTEVLESGGKVLQETRLWHQEKQKTESLRSKEEAHDYRYFPDPDLLPLVVDQLWIEKIKSDLPELPTAKAKRFVDQYKIPEYDSNVLTAEKALANYFEECVSCYNAPKKLSNWIMAELLRELKQREQDISQIRLQPKQLARMVELIDQGTISGAIAKTIFMEMMDSGEDPDKIVAAKGLQQISDTSPIEACIDKILAREKENVTRYKSGKTNVFGFFVGAVMKEMQGKANPKMVNELLKKKLD